The Chryseolinea soli genome contains a region encoding:
- a CDS encoding succinate dehydrogenase cytochrome b subunit — protein MNWFTNLLTSTLGRKLLMALTGLFLILFLVVHLIGNLQLLKHDDGHAFNVYAQFMTSNPLIKIVSYVNYTIILVHIAWAILLTSHNRKARGSEGYAVSKNSSAWTSRNMGILGSIIFIFLVIHLKGFWYEMHWGGIQTVDYEGKTVKNLYLVVAAAYAQFWYAALYVVSMLILGFHLWHGFASAFQTLGLNHPKYNPIIRFVGRAFAIVVPVLFALIPIWMYLNQDIYNK, from the coding sequence ATGAATTGGTTTACCAACCTTCTGACCAGCACGCTGGGCAGAAAACTTCTGATGGCCCTCACCGGTCTCTTTCTAATTCTCTTTCTCGTCGTTCACCTCATCGGAAATCTTCAACTCTTAAAGCATGACGACGGCCATGCGTTTAATGTCTATGCTCAATTCATGACCAGCAATCCGCTGATCAAGATCGTCTCTTATGTCAACTATACCATCATCCTGGTCCACATCGCTTGGGCCATCCTGCTCACCTCGCACAACCGAAAGGCACGCGGCAGCGAAGGCTATGCAGTAAGTAAAAACTCTTCCGCCTGGACTTCCCGGAATATGGGAATTTTAGGTAGCATCATCTTTATCTTCCTGGTGATTCACCTGAAAGGCTTCTGGTATGAAATGCACTGGGGAGGAATTCAAACGGTCGACTACGAAGGCAAAACCGTAAAGAATTTGTATTTAGTTGTCGCCGCAGCCTATGCTCAATTCTGGTACGCGGCCCTCTATGTGGTCTCTATGCTGATCCTGGGCTTTCACTTGTGGCACGGCTTCGCCAGCGCGTTCCAAACGCTGGGCTTGAATCACCCGAAATACAACCCCATTATCCGTTTTGTGGGAAGAGCCTTCGCCATCGTCGTGCCCGTACTGTTTGCGTTGATCCCCATTTGGATGTATCTGAACCAAGACATTTATAACAAATAG